In Ailuropoda melanoleuca isolate Jingjing chromosome 11, ASM200744v2, whole genome shotgun sequence, a genomic segment contains:
- the HELQ gene encoding helicase POLQ-like isoform X5 has product MLKTYKSSFKPNITPVSLDRYVPKVELKEYLKINDAIYEVDSKAENSMTFSRLLGCQYSDTLKKMDPDHLVALVTEVIPNYSCLVFCPTKKNCENVAEMICKFLSKEYLKHREKEKHEVIKNLKNISSGNLCPVLKRTIPFGVAYHHSGLTSDERKLLEEAYSKGVLCLFTCTSTLAAGVNLPARRVILRAPYVAKEFLKRNQYKQMIGRAGRAGIDSIGESILILQEKDKQQVLELISRPLENCYSHLVQEFTKGIQTLFLSLIGLKIATNLDDIYHFMCGTFFGVQQKILLKEKSLWEITVESLKYLTEKGLLQKDTIDKSKEEIQCSFNITKLGRASFKGTIDLAYCDILYGDLKKGLEGLVLESLLHLIYLTTPYDMASQCVPDWMIYFRQFSQLSPAEQNVAALLGVSENFIGKKASGQAIKKKVDKDIVNRLYLSFVLYTLLKETNIWSVSEKFNMPRGYIQSLLTGAASFSSCVLHFCEELDEFWVYRALLVELTKKLTYCVKAELIPLMEVTGVLEGRARQLYNAGYKSLMHLANANPEVLIRTIDHLSRRQAKQIVSSAKMLLHEKAEALQEEVEELLRLPSDFPSMEASSTEKA; this is encoded by the exons GttgaattaaaagaatatttgaaaataaacgATGCAATATATGAAGTTGACAGCAAAGCTGAGAACAGCATGACTTTTTCACGTCTCCTTGGTTGTCAG TATTCTGATACTCTGAAAAAGATGGATCCTGATCACTTGGTAGCATTGGTGACAGAAGTTATTCCCAATTATTCCTGCTTAGTTTTCTGTCCCACTAAGAAGAACTGTGAAAACGTAGCAGAAATGATATGCAAATTTTTAAGCAA GGAATATCTGAaacacagggagaaagaaaaacatgaagtgATTAAGAACTTGAAGAATATCAGCAGTGGCAACTTGTGTCCCGTCTTAAAGCGCACCATCCCTTTTGGTGTTGCTTACCACCACAGTGGTTTAACTAGTGACGAGAGGAAGCTGTTGGAGGAGGCCTATTCCAAAGGAGTTCTGTGCCTTTTTACCTGCACATCCACCCTAGCAGCAGGTGTTAACCTACCAGCTCGAAG AGTTATTTTAAGAGCTCCCTATGTTgctaaggaatttttaaagaggAATCAATATAAGCAGATGATTGGCAGAGCTGGCCGTGCTGGAATAGATTCTATTGGGGAGAGTATCCTTATACTgcaagaaaaagacaagcaacaG GTATTGGAGTTAATAAGCAGACCATTGGAAAATTGTTATAGCCATCTTGTTCAAGAATTCACCAAGGGAATCCaaactttgtttctctctttgattGGTTTGAag ATTGCAACAAATCTTGATGACATATATCACTTTATGTGTGGTACATTTTTTGGTGTTCAGCAAAAgattttgttgaaagaaaaaagtctgtgGGAAATAACTGTCGAATCACTTAAATACCTGACAGAAAAAGGACTTCTACAAAAAGACACTATTGATAAGTCCAAAGAAGAGATCCAGTGTAGTTTTAATATTACAAAACTGGGACGAGCTTCTTTTAAGG GAACTATAGATTTGGCTTATTGTGATATTCTCTACGGAGACTTGAAGAAAGGTCTCGAAGGTCTTGTGCTCGAAAGCCTTCTTCACCTAATTTACCTAACAACTCCATATGATATGGCTTCTCAGTGTGTCCCTGACTGGATGATATACTTCAGGCAG TTTAGCCAGCTCAGTCCTGCAGAACAAAATGTAGCTGCTCTTCTTGGAGTTTCTGAAAACTTTATTGGGAAGAAAGCATCAGGTCAAGCTATAAAAAAG aAGGTGGACAAGGACATTGTCAACAGACTGTACCTGTCTTTTGTTCTTTATACCCTGCTCAAAGAGACCAACATTTGGAGTGTGTCTGAAAAATTTAATATGCCTCGAGGCTATATACAAAGTCTTCTCACTGGAGCTGCCTCGTTCTCTTCTTGTGTGCTACATTTCTGTGAG GAACTTGATGAGTTTTGGGTTTACAGAGCCCTTTTGGTAGAACTTACCAAGAAGTTGACTTACTGTGTAAAGGCAGAGCTAATTCCTCTCATGGAAGTGACTGGAGTTTTAGAG GGTCGAGCAAGACAATTATACAACGCAGGCTATAAAAGTCTGATGCACTTAGCTAATGCAAATCCTGAAGTGCTAATAAGGACAATTGATCATTTATCAAGACGCCAGGCCAAGCAAATTGTTTCATCAGCAAAG